One window of the Corvus moneduloides isolate bCorMon1 chromosome 10, bCorMon1.pri, whole genome shotgun sequence genome contains the following:
- the AMOTL2 gene encoding angiomotin-like protein 2 isoform X1: MRTAEDSNGTVLHRLIQEQLRYGNLTENRTLLAIQQQALRGGGAGGAGSPRSSLESLSPEESQMVQQSTRQEPQGQEHHSDHVYLENSVYRLCPPKGEELPTYEEAKAHSQFFASQRGAAGTGVRAENAPRGAESGARRPDEGLKDLKHGHVRSLSERLMRMSLERNGAKAQSLISASHSFPQLSRQLVPLRGQHPEGTEPRGPPPEYPYVIPSQDAYLAEPRPCSREGPGFQHPEIRVLPTPVPAAFLPLCPSTLGPAGVEALVSAQAVSAGSRLARADAVLRENERLQRESEKLRRELESCAEKASRIQKLESEIQRISEDYENLVKASSKREALEKAMRNKRDCEMRRLQDFNRDLKERLESANKQLASKTQESQESNQGSVAKLLAQSYEHQQEKEKLEREVSLLRSANEDQRRRAELLEQALGSAQARAAKAEAELRKKRAYVEKVERLQAALGQLQAACEKREQLELRLRTRLEQELKMLRAQQRQAGAAGGGTPELSAHTLSEQLREKEEKILALEADMTKWEQKYLEECTMRQFAMDAAATAAAQRDTTLISHSPRHSPNSSFNEDLLLASHKHQEMENRLKALHAQILEKDAVIKVLQQRSRRDPSKALQGSLRPAKSVPSIFAASAAPSWPGAGQSDRSSEGSSRGSTAGKATAEGTAVSTALPLPSHSKHGSKDGSTQTDGAAGSSGQGEGTGVLESSAASRAPDLSDMVEILI; this comes from the exons ATGAGGACGGCGGAGGACTCGAACGGGACGGTCCTGCACCGCCtgatccaggagcagctgcgCTATGGGAATCTCACGGAGAACCGCACTCTGCTGGCCATCCAGCAGCAGGCCCtgcgcggcggcggggccggcggggccgggagcccCCGCTCCTCCCTGGAGAGCCTCAGCCCGGAGGAGAGCCAGATGGTGCAGCAATCCACGCGGCAGGAGCCGCAGGGCCAGGAGCATCACTCCGACCACGTCTACTTGGAGAACAGCGTCTATCGGCTCTGCCCGCCCAAGGGCGAGGAGCTGCCCACCTACGAGGAGGCCAAGGCGCATTCCCAGTTCTTCGCCTCGCAGCGGGGAGCGGCCGGCACGGGGGTCCGGGCTGAGAACGCCCCGCGCGGGGCCGAGAGCGGGGCCCGGCGCCCCGACGAGGGGCTGAAGGACCTGAAGCACGGCCACGTGCGGTCGCTGAGCGAGCGGCTCATGCGGATGTCGCTGGAGCGGAACGGGGCCAAGGCGCAGAGCCTCATCAGCGCTTCCCACAGCTTCCCGCAGCTCTCCCGGCAGCTCGTCCCCCTGCGCGGGCAGCACCCCGAGGGCACGGAGCCGCGGGGACCGCCCCCGGAGTATCCCTACGTCATCCCTTCCCAGGACGCTTACCTGGCTGAGCCCCGACCCTGCTCCCGGGAAGGGCCTGGATTTCAGCATCCCGAAATCAG GGTGCTGCCCACTCCAGTGCCAGCCGCATTCCTGCCGCTGTGTCCGAGCACACTGGGTCCAGCCGGCGTGGAGGCCCTGGTCAGCGCCCAGGCGGTGTCGGCCGGCAGCCGCCTGGCCCGGGCAGACGCCGTCCTGCGGGAGAATGAGAGGCTCCAGCGAGAGAGCGAGAAGCTGCGGCGGGAGCTGGAGAGCTGTGCCGAGAAGGCGAGCCGTATCCAGAAG CTGGAGAGCGAGATCCAGCGCATCTCAGAGGATTATGAAAACCTCGTCAAGGCGTCTTCCAAGCGGGAAGCCTTGGAGAAAGCCATGAGAAACAAGAGAGATTGTGAGATGCGACGGCTCCAGGATTTCAACCGGGACCTGAAAG AGCGGTTGGAATCGGCGAACAAGCAGCTGGCCAGCAAGACCCAGGAAAGCCAGGAGAGCAACCAGGGCAGCGTGGCCAAACTCCTGGCACAGA gctATGAGcaccagcaggagaaggagaagctggagcgggaggtgtccctgctgcgCAGCGCCAACGAGGACCAGCGTCGgcgggcagagctgctggagcaggcgCTGGGCAGCGCCCAGGCGCGGGCGGCCAAGGCAGAGGCCGAGCTCCGGAAGAAACGAGCCTACGTGGAGAAGGTGGAgcggctgcaggcagccctgggccAGCTCCAGGCCGCCTGCGAGAAgcgggagcagctggagctgcggCTCCGCACCcgcctggagcaggagctgaagatGCTGCGGGCTCAGCAG aggcaggcAGGCGCTGCGGGCGGGGGGACGCCGGAGCTGAGCGCCCACACGCTGTcggagcagctgagggagaaggaggagaagatcctGGCGCTGGAGGCCGACATGACCAAGTGGGAGCAGAAGTACCTGGAGGAGTGCACCATGCGCCAGTTCGCCATGGACGCCGCGGCCACGGCGGCCGCCCAGCGCGACACCACCCTCATCAGCCACTCCCCGCGGCACTCCCCCAACAGCAGCTTCAACGAGGACCTTCTCCTGGCCAGCCACAAGCACCAGGAGATGGAGAACAG gtTAAAAGCCCTTCATGCCCAAATCCTGGAGAAGGATGCTGTCATCAAGGTCCTGCAGCAGCGCTCGCGGAGGGACCCCAGCAAAGCCCTTCAGGGCTCCCTGCGGCCGGCCAAATCCGTGCCCTCCATCTTTGCCGCCTCCGCCGCCCCGAGCTGGCCAGGGGCTGGCCAGAGTGACCGGTCATCTGAGGGCAGCTCCCGTGGCAGCACAG CAGGCAAAGCCACCGCTGAAGGGACAGCAGTGTCCACTGCCCTTCCCTTGCCATCCCACTCCAAGCACGGCAGCAAGGACGGCAGCACGCAGACAGACGGAGCGGCCGGGAGCAGCGGGCAGGGCGAGGGCACCGGTGTGCTGG agagctCGGCTGCTTCCAGAGCCCCAGACCTGTCTGACATGGTGGAGATCCTGATTTAG
- the AMOTL2 gene encoding angiomotin-like protein 2 isoform X2, giving the protein MRTAEDSNGTVLHRLIQEQLRYGNLTENRTLLAIQQQALRGGGAGGAGSPRSSLESLSPEESQMVQQSTRQEPQGQEHHSDHVYLENSVYRLCPPKGEELPTYEEAKAHSQFFASQRGAAGTGVRAENAPRGAESGARRPDEGLKDLKHGHVRSLSERLMRMSLERNGAKAQSLISASHSFPQLSRQLVPLRGQHPEGTEPRGPPPEYPYVIPSQDAYLAEPRPCSREGPGFQHPEIRVLPTPVPAAFLPLCPSTLGPAGVEALVSAQAVSAGSRLARADAVLRENERLQRESEKLRRELESCAEKASRIQKLESEIQRISEDYENLVKASSKREALEKAMRNKRDCEMRRLQDFNRDLKERLESANKQLASKTQESQESNQGSVAKLLAQSYEHQQEKEKLEREVSLLRSANEDQRRRAELLEQALGSAQARAAKAEAELRKKRAYVEKVERLQAALGQLQAACEKREQLELRLRTRLEQELKMLRAQQRQAGAAGGGTPELSAHTLSEQLREKEEKILALEADMTKWEQKYLEECTMRQFAMDAAATAAAQRDTTLISHSPRHSPNSSFNEDLLLASHKHQEMENRLKALHAQILEKDAVIKVLQQRSRRDPSKALQGSLRPAKSVPSIFAASAAPSWPGAGQSDRSSEGSSRGSTGKATAEGTAVSTALPLPSHSKHGSKDGSTQTDGAAGSSGQGEGTGVLESSAASRAPDLSDMVEILI; this is encoded by the exons ATGAGGACGGCGGAGGACTCGAACGGGACGGTCCTGCACCGCCtgatccaggagcagctgcgCTATGGGAATCTCACGGAGAACCGCACTCTGCTGGCCATCCAGCAGCAGGCCCtgcgcggcggcggggccggcggggccgggagcccCCGCTCCTCCCTGGAGAGCCTCAGCCCGGAGGAGAGCCAGATGGTGCAGCAATCCACGCGGCAGGAGCCGCAGGGCCAGGAGCATCACTCCGACCACGTCTACTTGGAGAACAGCGTCTATCGGCTCTGCCCGCCCAAGGGCGAGGAGCTGCCCACCTACGAGGAGGCCAAGGCGCATTCCCAGTTCTTCGCCTCGCAGCGGGGAGCGGCCGGCACGGGGGTCCGGGCTGAGAACGCCCCGCGCGGGGCCGAGAGCGGGGCCCGGCGCCCCGACGAGGGGCTGAAGGACCTGAAGCACGGCCACGTGCGGTCGCTGAGCGAGCGGCTCATGCGGATGTCGCTGGAGCGGAACGGGGCCAAGGCGCAGAGCCTCATCAGCGCTTCCCACAGCTTCCCGCAGCTCTCCCGGCAGCTCGTCCCCCTGCGCGGGCAGCACCCCGAGGGCACGGAGCCGCGGGGACCGCCCCCGGAGTATCCCTACGTCATCCCTTCCCAGGACGCTTACCTGGCTGAGCCCCGACCCTGCTCCCGGGAAGGGCCTGGATTTCAGCATCCCGAAATCAG GGTGCTGCCCACTCCAGTGCCAGCCGCATTCCTGCCGCTGTGTCCGAGCACACTGGGTCCAGCCGGCGTGGAGGCCCTGGTCAGCGCCCAGGCGGTGTCGGCCGGCAGCCGCCTGGCCCGGGCAGACGCCGTCCTGCGGGAGAATGAGAGGCTCCAGCGAGAGAGCGAGAAGCTGCGGCGGGAGCTGGAGAGCTGTGCCGAGAAGGCGAGCCGTATCCAGAAG CTGGAGAGCGAGATCCAGCGCATCTCAGAGGATTATGAAAACCTCGTCAAGGCGTCTTCCAAGCGGGAAGCCTTGGAGAAAGCCATGAGAAACAAGAGAGATTGTGAGATGCGACGGCTCCAGGATTTCAACCGGGACCTGAAAG AGCGGTTGGAATCGGCGAACAAGCAGCTGGCCAGCAAGACCCAGGAAAGCCAGGAGAGCAACCAGGGCAGCGTGGCCAAACTCCTGGCACAGA gctATGAGcaccagcaggagaaggagaagctggagcgggaggtgtccctgctgcgCAGCGCCAACGAGGACCAGCGTCGgcgggcagagctgctggagcaggcgCTGGGCAGCGCCCAGGCGCGGGCGGCCAAGGCAGAGGCCGAGCTCCGGAAGAAACGAGCCTACGTGGAGAAGGTGGAgcggctgcaggcagccctgggccAGCTCCAGGCCGCCTGCGAGAAgcgggagcagctggagctgcggCTCCGCACCcgcctggagcaggagctgaagatGCTGCGGGCTCAGCAG aggcaggcAGGCGCTGCGGGCGGGGGGACGCCGGAGCTGAGCGCCCACACGCTGTcggagcagctgagggagaaggaggagaagatcctGGCGCTGGAGGCCGACATGACCAAGTGGGAGCAGAAGTACCTGGAGGAGTGCACCATGCGCCAGTTCGCCATGGACGCCGCGGCCACGGCGGCCGCCCAGCGCGACACCACCCTCATCAGCCACTCCCCGCGGCACTCCCCCAACAGCAGCTTCAACGAGGACCTTCTCCTGGCCAGCCACAAGCACCAGGAGATGGAGAACAG gtTAAAAGCCCTTCATGCCCAAATCCTGGAGAAGGATGCTGTCATCAAGGTCCTGCAGCAGCGCTCGCGGAGGGACCCCAGCAAAGCCCTTCAGGGCTCCCTGCGGCCGGCCAAATCCGTGCCCTCCATCTTTGCCGCCTCCGCCGCCCCGAGCTGGCCAGGGGCTGGCCAGAGTGACCGGTCATCTGAGGGCAGCTCCCGTGGCAGCACAG GCAAAGCCACCGCTGAAGGGACAGCAGTGTCCACTGCCCTTCCCTTGCCATCCCACTCCAAGCACGGCAGCAAGGACGGCAGCACGCAGACAGACGGAGCGGCCGGGAGCAGCGGGCAGGGCGAGGGCACCGGTGTGCTGG agagctCGGCTGCTTCCAGAGCCCCAGACCTGTCTGACATGGTGGAGATCCTGATTTAG